One Nitrospinota bacterium genomic window carries:
- a CDS encoding YqaA family protein, which translates to MIENLLTWTIQWAQTPFGSLALFLIAFAESSFFPIAPDILLIALSLINPSFSLIYALITLIGSVLGGMFGYLIGIKGGKPLLKRVVSKEKIELAHNYFERFEAWAIIIAGFTPIPYKVFTISAGALYVNFKTFVIASIIGRGGRFFIVGFSILLFGKEIESFLKRNFNLASIVFIILLFAGFIILKKLPLFNPQKTLNKGGEPK; encoded by the coding sequence ATGATTGAAAACCTTCTTACATGGACCATTCAGTGGGCACAGACCCCTTTTGGGAGCTTAGCCCTCTTTTTGATAGCCTTTGCTGAATCCTCATTTTTTCCTATTGCCCCTGATATTTTATTAATAGCCCTATCACTCATCAACCCCTCTTTTAGCCTTATATACGCCCTTATTACCCTTATTGGTTCTGTCCTGGGAGGCATGTTTGGATATTTGATCGGTATAAAGGGAGGTAAGCCGCTACTAAAGAGAGTTGTCTCCAAGGAAAAGATTGAGCTTGCCCATAATTATTTTGAAAGGTTTGAGGCATGGGCTATTATTATAGCCGGTTTTACCCCTATTCCTTATAAGGTTTTTACGATTTCTGCAGGGGCTCTTTATGTAAATTTTAAAACATTTGTTATCGCCTCTATCATCGGTAGGGGAGGAAGATTTTTTATTGTGGGATTTTCAATACTCTTATTTGGCAAAGAGATTGAGAGTTTTCTCAAAAGAAATTTTAATCTTGCCTCAATTGTCTTTATTATCCTTCTCTTTGCTGGATTTATTATCTTAAAAAAGCTCCCTCTATTTAATCCTCAAAAGACATTGAATAAAGGCGGTGAGCCAAAGTAA
- the uppP gene encoding undecaprenyl-diphosphatase UppP: MDIIKAVLLGIIQGITEFLPISSSGHLVVFQNLFGLHQPQLLFDIMVHFGTLMAVFLVFREDIVNIVKELYLYVSNRLKKESSKTSEKSSYNIKLLQFIIIATIPTFIIGYLFEKKVEELFSSLKIVGIMLLITGLLLWLTKRFSKDDKDIHKMSFKNALVIGFVQGLAILPGISRSGSTIAFGLFQGLEKSLAIRFSFLLSIPAILGAMTLKLGELLHLDYSLMIPNIIGMIVAFLAGYLSLKFLIRIIMKGNFFYFAYYCWLFGLFTLIVPFFLPFSPPPF; the protein is encoded by the coding sequence ATGGATATAATAAAGGCAGTCTTATTGGGAATCATCCAAGGGATTACAGAATTTCTCCCCATTAGCAGCTCCGGGCATTTGGTCGTCTTCCAAAATCTTTTTGGTCTCCATCAACCACAACTCCTCTTTGATATTATGGTTCATTTCGGCACCTTAATGGCTGTCTTTTTGGTCTTCAGAGAAGATATTGTAAATATCGTAAAAGAGCTTTATCTTTATGTATCAAATCGTTTGAAAAAAGAGAGCTCAAAAACCTCTGAGAAAAGTTCTTATAATATCAAACTCCTTCAGTTTATCATTATTGCAACAATTCCTACATTTATCATAGGATATCTCTTTGAAAAAAAAGTGGAGGAGCTTTTCTCCTCTCTCAAAATCGTAGGGATAATGCTCCTTATAACAGGTCTTCTCTTATGGCTAACCAAAAGATTTTCAAAAGATGACAAAGACATTCATAAAATGAGTTTTAAAAATGCTCTTGTGATCGGATTTGTGCAGGGTTTAGCAATCCTGCCTGGCATTTCAAGATCAGGCTCTACAATCGCCTTTGGACTTTTTCAGGGTCTTGAAAAATCACTTGCTATAAGGTTCTCCTTTTTACTATCCATACCAGCAATCTTGGGAGCCATGACATTAAAGTTAGGAGAACTCCTTCATCTCGATTACTCATTAATGATACCAAATATTATTGGAATGATTGTTGCTTTTTTGGCAGGATATCTTTCTCTAAAGTTTCTGATTCGTATCATTATGAAAGGAAATTTTTTCTATTTTGCTTATTATTGCTGGTTGTTTGGGTTGTTTACCTTAATTGTTCCTTTCTTTCTTCCTTTTTCTCCTCCTCCCTTTTAA
- a CDS encoding mannose-1-phosphate guanylyltransferase: MFGVIMAGGKGTRFWPLSREALPKQYLKIKGKEFLVQLTIKRLKQLIPIRNILVISNKTQEKEIKKHLPSIPEENFIFEPVGKNTAPCIALAALYLKERDPNGIMAVFPSDHMIENQKKFVSALSLAEEIAKKGDYLITLGIKPKRAETGYGYIHYGKKFARMKKTNVYSVLNFTEKPSQKKAQRFLKENSYLWNAGIFVWSINTILRMFEKHLPKIYQSLLPLQNYFNTPEQERAIARSYSKISEISIDYGIMEKADNVLVIPCDFPWSDVGNWNSLKEILPRDKSQNVIIGKHIGVGTKDTIIYSPDKLVATVGLDNLIIVETKDALLVCHKDKAQDIKKITELLSRRGKKRYL; this comes from the coding sequence ATGTTTGGTGTTATTATGGCAGGAGGTAAGGGAACAAGATTCTGGCCACTGAGCAGAGAAGCCCTTCCAAAACAGTATCTTAAGATAAAAGGAAAAGAGTTTCTTGTCCAGCTTACCATCAAAAGATTAAAGCAGCTCATTCCCATAAGAAATATACTTGTCATCTCCAATAAAACTCAGGAAAAAGAGATAAAAAAGCATCTTCCCTCTATCCCAGAAGAAAACTTTATATTTGAACCGGTCGGTAAGAACACAGCTCCATGCATAGCTCTTGCTGCCCTCTATCTCAAAGAGAGAGACCCCAATGGTATTATGGCGGTCTTCCCTTCTGACCATATGATAGAAAATCAAAAGAAATTTGTTAGTGCATTATCCCTTGCTGAGGAGATTGCAAAAAAAGGTGACTATCTGATTACCCTCGGGATAAAGCCCAAGAGGGCCGAGACAGGTTATGGATACATCCATTATGGTAAAAAATTTGCGAGGATGAAAAAAACGAATGTTTACAGCGTTTTGAATTTTACGGAAAAGCCAAGCCAAAAAAAGGCTCAAAGATTCCTTAAAGAAAACTCATATCTCTGGAATGCTGGAATATTTGTCTGGAGCATTAACACCATATTGAGGATGTTTGAAAAACATCTTCCAAAAATCTATCAGAGCTTGTTACCTTTACAGAATTACTTCAATACACCCGAACAGGAGCGGGCTATAGCCAGGTCTTATTCAAAGATAAGTGAGATATCTATCGATTATGGAATAATGGAAAAGGCCGATAATGTATTAGTCATACCGTGTGATTTTCCCTGGAGTGATGTGGGAAACTGGAACAGTCTAAAGGAAATATTGCCTAGAGATAAATCCCAAAATGTAATCATCGGAAAACATATCGGAGTGGGAACAAAAGACACGATCATCTACTCTCCTGATAAGCTCGTTGCTACGGTTGGCCTTGATAATCTGATTATCGTTGAAACAAAAGACGCACTTCTTGTATGCCACAAGGATAAGGCGCAAGATATAAAGAAGATTACTGAATTGCTCTCAAGAAGAGGAAAGAAGAGATATCTTTAA
- the efp gene encoding elongation factor P translates to MMVSTSEFRNGLKIELGGEPFLMIEFQHVKPGKGGAFVRTKLKSLKTKSVLEKTFRSGEKIEVPDIEEKEMQYLYKDKDHYIFMDNQTYEQISVAEDQLGGSQNYLRENINVTLLFHNKVPIEATLPTFVELKIIKTSPGLKGDTVSGGNKPATLETGAVVQVPLFLNEGDVVKIDTRTGEYIERVK, encoded by the coding sequence ATGATGGTTTCGACAAGTGAATTTAGAAATGGGTTGAAGATAGAGCTGGGAGGAGAGCCTTTTTTAATGATTGAGTTTCAGCATGTAAAGCCTGGAAAGGGAGGAGCTTTTGTAAGAACAAAGCTTAAGAGTTTAAAGACAAAGAGTGTTTTAGAAAAGACCTTTAGGTCTGGAGAGAAGATTGAAGTGCCGGATATTGAGGAAAAAGAAATGCAGTATCTTTATAAGGATAAAGATCACTACATCTTTATGGATAATCAAACTTATGAACAGATATCAGTTGCAGAAGATCAGCTAGGGGGCAGTCAAAATTATCTGAGAGAAAATATAAACGTAACACTCCTTTTTCATAACAAAGTGCCTATTGAAGCCACTCTTCCAACCTTTGTCGAACTCAAGATTATAAAGACATCCCCCGGGCTCAAAGGAGATACAGTGAGTGGAGGAAATAAACCAGCTACTTTAGAGACCGGTGCTGTTGTGCAGGTTCCATTATTTCTCAATGAAGGGGATGTTGTAAAGATCGATACCAGAACTGGTGAATATATTGAAAGGGTTAAATAA
- the accB gene encoding acetyl-CoA carboxylase biotin carboxyl carrier protein: MDLKELEELIDLFESKEILELEYEKEGVKVKLKKGGESASVVLNPTLTHVGSSATSSPVKKEKEEVLEKKTEHDDKLVTVESPIVGTFYRAPSPESPPYVEVGDMVEKGQVLCIVEAMKVMNEIEVEFKGKVASILVENSQPVEYGEPLFLIEPL, translated from the coding sequence ATGGATTTAAAAGAGTTAGAAGAATTGATAGATCTTTTTGAAAGCAAAGAGATTTTAGAATTAGAATACGAGAAAGAAGGTGTTAAAGTTAAATTGAAAAAAGGGGGAGAGTCGGCATCGGTAGTTCTTAACCCTACTCTTACTCATGTCGGCAGCAGCGCAACATCTTCTCCTGTAAAAAAAGAAAAAGAGGAGGTTTTGGAGAAAAAGACAGAACATGATGATAAGCTTGTTACTGTAGAATCTCCTATTGTAGGGACCTTTTACAGGGCCCCCTCTCCTGAATCACCTCCTTATGTTGAAGTAGGTGATATGGTGGAGAAAGGACAGGTCCTCTGTATTGTTGAGGCGATGAAGGTCATGAATGAGATAGAAGTTGAGTTTAAAGGAAAGGTAGCATCAATACTGGTGGAGAACTCCCAGCCTGTAGAGTATGGAGAACCCCTGTTTCTTATAGAGCCATTGTAA
- the aroQ gene encoding type II 3-dehydroquinate dehydratase, whose product MVKILVIHGPNLNLLGIRETEIYGNLALKDINKKLEDLAKKNGLDLEIIQSNHEGEIVESIQKSRGRIDGLIINPAAYTHTSIAIRDALLTLDIPVVEVHLSNIFGREEFRKKSLISDVVSGHISGFGPNSYILGFHALLELINRGKEK is encoded by the coding sequence ATGGTCAAGATATTAGTGATTCATGGGCCCAATCTAAACCTATTAGGGATCAGGGAAACCGAGATTTACGGTAATCTTGCCTTAAAAGATATTAATAAGAAACTGGAGGATTTAGCCAAAAAAAACGGGTTAGATCTGGAAATAATCCAGTCAAATCATGAGGGAGAAATCGTAGAGTCAATCCAAAAGTCCAGGGGCAGGATAGATGGATTAATCATCAATCCTGCTGCTTATACCCATACCAGTATCGCTATAAGGGATGCACTGCTGACTTTAGATATTCCTGTGGTAGAGGTTCATCTGTCCAATATATTTGGAAGGGAAGAGTTTAGGAAAAAGTCTCTTATTTCTGATGTTGTTTCAGGGCATATATCAGGGTTTGGACCGAACAGTTATATATTAGGATTTCATGCTCTACTTGAGCTGATAAATAGAGGGAAAGAAAAATGA
- a CDS encoding phosphomannomutase/phosphoglucomutase has protein sequence MNPQIFREYDIRGIIDKELNRDVAYDIGRAYGTYITEQKKGPIAVGRDFRLNSEELKDGLIEGILSTGWDVIDVGLVPTPLLYYALFYFDASGGIMITGSHNPPEFNGFKVCVGKWTISGNEIQDIRKIIEKGEYSKGKGELSYSDIIPEYIDLIYTKINLQKKLNVVIDAGNGTAGIIAPKLLRKLGCYVTELFCEPNGNFPNHFADPTVPKNLKDMISKVKENKADLGIAYDGDGDRIGVVDENGEILFGDYLLMIFSRDILKRNPGAKVVFEVKCSQNLFDDIKKHGGIPIMGQAGHSLIKKRMKKEKAAVGGEMSGHMFFADDYFGYDDAIYASARLLQILSKTEKKLSELLDDVPKTFSTPEIRIDCPDNMKFQVVEKIKAYFKEHFEVIDIDGVRVTLPDGWGLLRASNTQPVLVLRFEANSKERLEEIRKIFKTKLKELGGLELEE, from the coding sequence ATGAATCCACAAATATTTAGAGAATATGATATAAGAGGCATCATCGATAAAGAACTCAATCGAGATGTTGCCTACGATATCGGAAGAGCATATGGTACTTATATTACCGAGCAAAAAAAAGGTCCCATAGCTGTTGGCAGGGATTTTAGGTTAAATTCCGAAGAATTGAAGGATGGATTGATTGAGGGGATACTATCTACAGGATGGGATGTCATTGATGTGGGATTGGTTCCTACACCACTTCTTTACTATGCTCTCTTTTATTTTGATGCAAGCGGGGGGATCATGATAACAGGGAGTCATAACCCTCCTGAGTTTAATGGGTTTAAGGTTTGTGTAGGAAAATGGACGATCTCTGGAAATGAAATACAGGATATTCGAAAGATCATTGAAAAAGGAGAGTATTCCAAGGGTAAGGGGGAACTATCCTATTCTGATATTATCCCCGAATACATAGACCTTATTTATACAAAGATTAATCTACAAAAAAAACTAAATGTGGTTATCGATGCAGGAAATGGGACAGCGGGTATCATAGCTCCAAAGCTTTTAAGAAAGCTTGGCTGTTATGTAACCGAGCTTTTCTGTGAGCCTAACGGGAATTTTCCGAATCATTTTGCAGATCCAACAGTCCCCAAAAATCTCAAAGATATGATTTCCAAAGTCAAAGAGAACAAAGCAGATTTGGGCATAGCCTATGATGGAGATGGAGACAGGATAGGGGTTGTTGATGAGAATGGAGAAATTCTCTTTGGAGATTACTTATTAATGATATTCTCAAGAGATATCCTTAAGAGAAATCCAGGAGCAAAGGTCGTATTTGAGGTAAAATGTTCTCAGAACCTGTTTGATGATATTAAAAAACATGGTGGAATTCCTATCATGGGACAAGCGGGCCATTCTCTAATAAAAAAGAGGATGAAAAAAGAAAAAGCCGCTGTTGGAGGGGAGATGAGTGGCCATATGTTTTTTGCTGATGATTACTTTGGATATGATGACGCCATTTATGCCTCAGCCAGGCTTTTGCAGATATTATCGAAAACAGAAAAAAAACTATCAGAACTACTTGATGATGTCCCAAAAACATTTTCTACACCGGAAATCAGGATAGACTGTCCTGATAATATGAAATTTCAGGTTGTTGAAAAGATCAAGGCTTACTTTAAAGAACACTTTGAAGTCATAGATATCGATGGGGTAAGGGTAACTCTTCCTGATGGCTGGGGACTGCTAAGAGCATCAAACACCCAGCCGGTCCTCGTTTTACGCTTTGAAGCCAATAGTAAAGAGAGACTGGAAGAGATAAGAAAGATTTTCAAAACAAAGCTAAAGGAATTGGGAGGGCTCGAGTTAGAGGAATGA
- the aroB gene encoding 3-dehydroquinate synthase, translated as MKTIKVNLRERSYPIHIGTEIIEEICSRLRELPIGKKIAIITNPRIKELYGDFVSHAVDTAGFKPELIEVPAGEETKDLDWARKLYDKLISLRMDRRSCLITLGGGVVGDLGGFVASTFMRGIPYIQIPTSLLAQVDSSVGGKTAVNHPQGKNIIGTFYQPLSVFIDISFLKTLPKEEFLNGMAEVVKYGIIADKKLFHYLEENTQKVLSLDHQALEYLASRSCSIKAKIVERDEKETNIRAILNFGHTIGHAIETASGYRYKHGEAVSIGMVYASQISYDKGLCEKKDVQRIEGLLSSLGLPIKDEGLLPEDIVRTLETDKKILDEKIRLILMKEIGKVAIYNDISRNLILRVLRNH; from the coding sequence TTGAAAACCATAAAAGTCAATCTCAGAGAGAGAAGCTATCCTATCCATATCGGCACAGAGATCATTGAAGAGATTTGTTCTCGCTTAAGAGAGTTACCAATAGGAAAAAAGATAGCTATTATTACGAATCCAAGGATAAAAGAACTCTATGGCGATTTTGTTTCCCATGCAGTTGATACGGCCGGTTTTAAACCTGAATTGATCGAAGTACCCGCTGGTGAAGAGACGAAGGATTTAGATTGGGCCAGAAAATTATATGATAAGCTCATTTCTTTACGAATGGATAGGCGTTCTTGCCTGATAACCCTTGGAGGAGGTGTTGTCGGAGATTTAGGAGGGTTTGTTGCTTCAACCTTTATGAGAGGTATACCGTATATCCAGATTCCTACATCTCTTTTGGCCCAGGTAGATAGCAGCGTTGGTGGGAAGACTGCTGTAAATCATCCTCAGGGCAAAAATATTATCGGGACATTTTATCAGCCTCTTTCGGTCTTCATCGACATTTCTTTTTTAAAGACTCTCCCAAAGGAAGAGTTCCTCAATGGAATGGCAGAAGTCGTAAAATATGGGATTATTGCAGACAAAAAGCTCTTTCATTATCTAGAAGAGAATACACAAAAAGTCCTCTCTCTTGACCATCAAGCATTAGAATATCTCGCAAGCAGGTCTTGTTCCATTAAGGCCAAAATTGTGGAAAGGGATGAGAAGGAGACAAATATAAGGGCTATTCTGAATTTTGGGCACACGATTGGACATGCCATAGAGACGGCTTCAGGATATCGGTATAAACATGGAGAAGCTGTTTCCATCGGCATGGTTTATGCCTCTCAAATCTCTTATGATAAAGGTCTGTGTGAGAAAAAGGATGTTCAAAGGATTGAGGGCCTTTTATCCTCCTTGGGCTTACCCATAAAAGATGAAGGATTATTGCCAGAGGATATCGTAAGGACTCTTGAAACAGACAAAAAGATTTTAGATGAAAAGATAAGGCTCATTCTCATGAAAGAGATCGGCAAGGTAGCTATTTATAATGATATATCTCGGAATCTTATCTTGAGGGTATTAAGGAATCATTAA
- a CDS encoding HEAT repeat domain-containing protein, translated as MKAFLCLWIFSLISGCSGSVERSIKALDSPDWRIRQKAVNHLLESKDKRAIDPLIHKGLKDDDFYVRRSSVQALGKLKDKRAVGPLIEVFKKDLTVREEAALAIGQIGDSEAVKFLKDLVESDDYIERGYGIGGLAQLEKKEFFPLFYKSAKDRFYFVRERAVEGLRRIEEKKTKSIDIYARLLNDKDPEIRGYAVEDIARLGNRDLYKYINEGLKDNDPFVRKKAVLAAGMLRDERTVDSLVELLNRDPSLKKNIIKSLQKTGSKKVFNLFIKFLEDKDVEVRKASINALGEFEDRRIIDPLISLFERDTQTRKDVVLALGNIKDEKAFEFLKGVATNREMGADIRAYAVEAMGMHRNRKAIVLLKNIYKGGEPKVRIEAVKALANLEDEEIISILEELLSTEKDEEVSMAAKEALNALQKKIGSLKREEEKKEERKEQLR; from the coding sequence ATGAAAGCCTTTCTTTGTCTATGGATTTTCTCTCTTATTTCAGGGTGTTCCGGGAGTGTAGAAAGATCGATAAAAGCATTAGATTCTCCAGATTGGCGGATTCGTCAAAAGGCTGTAAATCATCTCCTTGAATCAAAAGATAAACGGGCCATAGATCCCCTTATTCATAAAGGGCTGAAAGATGATGATTTCTATGTTAGAAGGTCCTCTGTCCAGGCTCTGGGAAAACTGAAAGATAAAAGAGCTGTTGGTCCTTTAATAGAAGTATTTAAAAAAGACCTTACTGTCAGGGAAGAAGCGGCATTGGCCATTGGACAGATAGGGGATAGCGAGGCAGTTAAGTTTCTTAAAGATCTGGTAGAAAGCGATGATTATATTGAAAGGGGTTATGGAATTGGTGGATTGGCTCAGCTGGAGAAAAAGGAGTTTTTTCCTCTTTTCTATAAATCTGCGAAGGATAGATTTTATTTTGTTAGAGAAAGAGCAGTAGAGGGATTAAGAAGAATAGAGGAGAAGAAGACAAAAAGTATCGATATATATGCGAGATTACTCAATGATAAAGATCCGGAAATTAGGGGCTATGCTGTGGAAGACATAGCAAGACTGGGGAACAGGGACCTTTATAAATATATTAACGAAGGCTTGAAAGATAATGACCCTTTTGTCCGCAAGAAAGCTGTGCTCGCAGCAGGCATGTTACGTGATGAAAGAACGGTTGATTCTTTAGTTGAGTTATTGAATCGAGATCCTTCCCTTAAGAAAAATATTATCAAGTCGCTCCAAAAGACAGGCAGTAAAAAGGTCTTCAATCTCTTTATAAAGTTTTTAGAAGATAAGGATGTTGAGGTCAGAAAAGCCAGTATTAACGCCCTCGGTGAATTTGAAGACAGAAGAATTATTGATCCTTTGATTTCTCTTTTTGAAAGGGATACTCAGACAAGAAAAGATGTCGTTTTAGCCCTTGGCAATATTAAAGATGAAAAGGCCTTTGAATTTTTAAAAGGGGTGGCAACCAATAGAGAGATGGGTGCTGATATTCGGGCATATGCTGTAGAGGCCATGGGAATGCACAGGAATAGAAAGGCAATCGTTCTTTTGAAAAATATATATAAAGGGGGTGAACCAAAAGTCAGGATAGAAGCTGTTAAGGCATTGGCAAATTTAGAGGATGAAGAGATCATCTCCATACTAGAAGAACTCCTAAGCACGGAAAAGGATGAGGAGGTTTCAATGGCAGCAAAGGAGGCCTTGAATGCCCTTCAAAAGAAAATTGGATCCCTTAAAAGGGAGGAGGAGAAAAAGGAAGAAAGAAAGGAACAATTAAGGTAA
- the accC gene encoding acetyl-CoA carboxylase biotin carboxylase subunit has protein sequence MFSKILVANRGEIALRVLRACKEMGIMTVAVHSDADADSLHVKFADESVCIGPPETINSYLNITNIISAAEITGADAIHPGYGLLAENPGFAEACEASNIKFIGPSPESIRLMGDKAMARETMKKAGIPIIPGSDSKIENPEEVLKLAEKMGFPIIIKASMGGGGNGMKIVDDGENLTKYFLMAKTEAYKAFGSSEVYIEKYLKRPKHIEFQVLGDEDGNVVYLGERDCSIQRRHQKLIEESPSPIMTAKLRKEMGRIAVKAAKSVNYFGAGTVEFLVDQEKNYYFLEMNTRIQVEHPVTEMITGIDLVKEQIKIAMGKPFGFTQKGIKFQGHSIECRINAEDPKKFVPSPGKITGLNLPGGNGVRVDTAIYPGYYVLPFYDSLIAKLIVHGRDRAEALAKMRVALEQFKVDGIKTTIPFHQKVFEDKDFIRGDFCTDFIEKPEVASSLK, from the coding sequence ATGTTTAGTAAGATTTTGGTTGCCAATCGAGGCGAGATTGCGCTTAGGGTTTTGAGGGCGTGTAAAGAGATGGGAATCATGACCGTTGCTGTCCATTCAGATGCCGATGCCGATTCTCTACATGTAAAGTTTGCTGATGAATCTGTTTGTATTGGTCCTCCGGAGACCATAAACAGCTATTTGAACATAACAAATATTATATCTGCTGCTGAGATTACCGGTGCGGACGCTATTCATCCAGGCTACGGTCTCTTGGCTGAAAATCCAGGTTTTGCCGAGGCATGTGAGGCATCCAATATTAAATTCATAGGCCCGTCTCCTGAGAGCATTAGATTAATGGGAGATAAGGCCATGGCAAGAGAGACTATGAAAAAGGCCGGGATCCCGATTATCCCTGGGAGTGACTCAAAGATAGAAAATCCAGAGGAAGTCCTGAAACTGGCTGAGAAGATGGGATTTCCTATCATCATAAAGGCTTCTATGGGAGGGGGCGGTAACGGTATGAAGATTGTGGATGACGGAGAGAATCTCACCAAATATTTTCTTATGGCTAAAACAGAGGCCTATAAAGCCTTTGGCAGCTCAGAGGTCTATATCGAGAAATATTTAAAAAGACCGAAGCATATAGAATTTCAGGTTTTGGGGGATGAAGATGGGAATGTGGTCTATCTTGGCGAGAGAGACTGTTCTATCCAGAGAAGGCATCAAAAGCTGATAGAAGAATCTCCTTCTCCTATTATGACCGCGAAATTGAGAAAAGAAATGGGGCGTATAGCTGTTAAGGCGGCAAAGTCTGTGAATTATTTTGGAGCTGGAACTGTAGAGTTTTTAGTGGATCAGGAGAAGAATTATTATTTCTTAGAGATGAATACCCGTATTCAGGTGGAGCATCCTGTCACAGAAATGATAACGGGTATTGATCTGGTAAAGGAACAGATAAAGATTGCTATGGGAAAGCCCTTTGGATTTACTCAAAAGGGTATAAAATTTCAGGGCCATAGTATTGAATGTCGTATCAACGCAGAAGACCCGAAGAAGTTTGTTCCTTCCCCTGGAAAAATCACGGGTCTCAATCTTCCTGGCGGAAATGGCGTAAGAGTCGATACAGCTATCTATCCGGGTTACTATGTCCTTCCCTTTTATGATTCTCTGATAGCAAAGCTCATTGTTCACGGAAGGGACAGAGCAGAGGCTTTGGCCAAGATGAGAGTAGCCCTTGAACAATTCAAGGTAGATGGGATCAAGACAACTATCCCTTTTCATCAAAAGGTATTTGAGGATAAGGATTTTATTAGAGGGGATTTTTGCACAGATTTTATTGAAAAACCTGAAGTGGCTTCATCCCTTAAATGA